In Anguilla rostrata isolate EN2019 chromosome 1, ASM1855537v3, whole genome shotgun sequence, a genomic segment contains:
- the LOC135235357 gene encoding histone-binding protein RBBP4 isoform X1, producing the protein MADKEAAAFDDAVEERVINEEYKIWKKNTPFLYDLVMTHALEWPSLTAQWLPDVTRPEGKDFSVHRLVLGTHTSDEQNHLVIASVQLPNDDAQFDASHYDSEKGEFGGFGSVSGKIEIEIKINHEGEVNRARYMPQNPCIIATKTPTSDVLVFDYTKHPSKPDPSGECTPDLRLRGHQKEGYGLSWNPNLSGCLLSASDDHTICLWDISTVPKEGKVVDAKTIFTGHTAVVEDVSWHLLHESLFGSVADDQKLMIWDTRSNNTSKPSHAVDAHTAEVNCLSFNPYSEFILATGSADKTVALWDLRNLKLKLHSFESHKDEIFQVQWSPHNETILASSGTDRRLNVWDLSKIGEEQSPEDAEDGPPELLFIHGGHTAKISDFSWNPNEPWVICSVSEDNIMQVWQMAENIYNDEDPEGAADTEVQG; encoded by the exons ATGGCTGATAAAGAAG CAGCAGCGTTCGACGATGCGGTGGAGGAGCGGGTGATCAACGAGGAGTACAAGATCTGGAAGAAGAACACCCCGTTCCTCTACGACCTGGTGATGACGCACGCCCTGGAGTGGCCGAGTCTCACCGCGCAGTGGCTGCCCGATGTCACCAG gccGGAGGGGAAGGACTTCAGCGTGCACCGGCTGGTGCTGGGCACGCACACCTCGGACGAGCAGAACCACCTGGTCATCGCCAGCGTCCAGCTGCCCAACGACGACGCGCAGTTCGACGCGTCGCACTACGACAGCGAGAAAGGAG AGTTTGGCGGTTTCGGCTCGGTGAGCGGGAAGATTGAGATTGAGATTAAGATCAACCACGAGGGCGAGGTGAACCGCGCGCGCTACATGCCCCAGAACCCCTGCATCATCGCCACCAAGACCCCCACCAGCGACGTGCTCGTCTTCGACTACACCAAGCACCCTTCCAAACCAG ACCCTTCTGGAGAGTGCACCCCAGACCTGCGTTTGAGGGGTCACCAGAAAGAGGGGTACGGCCTCTCCTGGAACCCCAACCTGAGCGGCTGCCTGCTCAGCGCGTCCGACGACCAT ACAATCTGCCTGTGGGACATCAGCACCGTGCCGAAGGAAGGGAAGGTGGTCGACGCGAAGACCATCTTCACCGGGCACACGGCGGTGGTGGAGGACGTCTCCTGGCACCTGCTGCACGAGTCGCTCTTCGGCTCCGTGGCCGACGACCAGAAGCTCATGAT CTGGGACACTCGCTCCAACAACACGTCCAAGCCCAGTCATGCGGTGGATGCCCACACAGCCGAGGTCAACTGCCTGTCCTTCAACCCCTACAGCGAGTTCATCCTGGCCACCGGCTCGGCCGACAAG ACTGTGGCTCTCTGGGATCTGCGCAACCTCAAACTGAAACTGCACTCCTTCGAGTCCCACAAGGATGAGATcttccag GTGCAGTGGTCGCCCCATAACGAAACCATCCTAGCCTCCAGCGGGACAGACAGGCGCCTCAACGTGTGGGACCTCAG TAAAATCGGAGAGGAACAGTCTCCTGAGGATGCTGAGGACGGCCCCCCTGAACTCCTG tTCATCCATGGCGGGCACACGGCCAAGATCTCGGACTTCTCCTGGAACCCCAACGAGCCCTGGGTCATCTGCTCCGTCTCCGAGGACAACATCATGCAAGTCTGGCAGATG GCAGAGAACATCTACAACGACGAGGACCCAGAGGGAGCGGCAGACACGGAGGTGCAGGGATga
- the bend3 gene encoding BEN domain-containing protein 3 produces the protein MNSSEFEENSDGETSEKERLRPCRVKTESEDPVSCAESVSPGRILGSTTDGAGKRTAARTPPDGPEAELDRVAATKRMKVCTEGLRTREHTAERVGRHTARPRPSGLMSPAEGKDPPPERTIASYRKPLYSISHRITEKKAASGLEQHILQEPGGGRLSCSGLLLPKLGGGEAGRREPSPAAGTAGTTTAEADLTLYPLIEKMFFILNTLNSSMTQLHSKVDLLSLEVARIKRRIDPPAERVAEFQPPPEHRLTAEELRQLAEQTSSAGELGCRLLLQLFPELFAPEYGGGGSGGGGGGGCSACGGFGGRRPPDSLHLQLVRNYVEACFPLARNGEAWQAECLPQINDFFSRFWAQKDMEGAGRRAPAGLAFEPEPGQAPACHYIDEDGRDEESLSPEPRGDNLNNGGGSNGNLVSDLVFDAQEVGEDLDDLSSPGDFAVFLMHRLFPEVFEEGKVPEGYGCYGGSGSVGKLVLDSDRLEVIRKYMEANFPDVPEDSWLQLCVQRMEEVLECAQGNGDGSEPEIARGDESYDSASLPDDVSIVKIGGDFRDYERPGQACKQAKKSSLVPIDFDKVEIPPPDFDVPPEHLLSREQLKANYECSLSIGNFASRLLVLMFPELFTYENARKNYNCSGSLGKKQLDPVRVNLIRHYVQLLYPRAKNDRVWTLEFVGKLDERCRRRDTEQRRSYQQQRKVYAPDPEPADFAAGAAGQAPGQAPLGGERFRDDFEIPPLPPEKSNKDFCKIPLEELTVGCPDFPVPSAYLLSDAEVREIVQQSLSVGNFAARLLVRLFPELFTQENLRLQYNHSGACNKRQLDPLRLRLIRHYVEAVYPVDKMEEVWHYECVPSIDERCRRPNRKKCDILKKAKRSSAVSYL, from the exons ATGAATTCATCCGAGTTTGAGGAGAACTCGGACGGGGAAACCTCAGAGAAAG AGAGACTGAGGCCGTGCCGGGTGAAGACCGAGTCAGAGGATCCGGTCAGTTGTGCCGAGTCGGTGAGCCCcgggaggattctgggaagcaCCACCGACGGGGCGGGAAAGCGGACCGCCGCACGGACCCCCCCAGATGGGCCGGAGGCCGAGCTCGACCGCGTCGCCGCCACCAAGAGGATGAAGGTGTGCACGGAG GGACTGAGGACGAGGGAGCACACAGCGGAGCGAGTCGGCAGGCACACagccaggccacgcccctcagGCCTGATGTCACCGGCGGAGGGCAAGGACCCGCCTCCGGAGAGGACGATCGCGTCCTACAGGAAGCCCCTGTACAGCATCTCCCACAGGATCACCGAGAAGAAGGCCGCCTCGGGGCTGGAGCAGCACATCCTGCAGGAGCCCGGGGGGGGCCGGCTCAGCTGCAGCGGCCTGCTGCTCCCCAagctgggcgggggggaggcgggcCGGCGCGAGCCCAGCCCCGCCGCGGGCACCGCCGGCACCACCACCGCCGAGGCCGACTTGACCCTCTACCCGCTGATCGAGAAGATGTTCTTCATCCTCAACACGCTCAACTCCAGCATGACGCAGCTGCACAGCAAGGTGGACCTGCTCTCCCTGGAGGTCGCCCGCATCAAGCGGCGCATCGACCCCCCCGCCGAGCGGGTGGCCGAGTTCCAGCCGCCGCCCGAGCACCGGCTGACGGCCGAGGAGCTGCGGCAGCTGGCGGAGCAGACCTCGTCGGCCGGCGAGCTGGGCTGccggctgctgctgcagctcttcCCCGAGCTCTTCGCCCCCGAGTACGGCGGCGGCGGaagtggcggcggcggcggcggcggctgcagcGCCTGTGGCGGGTTCGGCGGCAGGCGCCCCCCCGACTCGCTGCACCTGCAGCTGGTGCGCAACTACGTGGAGGCCTGCTTCCCGCTGGCGAGGAACGGCGAGGCCTGGCAGGCCGAGTGCCTGCCGCAGATCAACGACTTCTTCAGCCGCTTCTGGGCGCAGAAGGACATGGAGGGCGCCGGCCGCCGGGCCCCCGCCGGCCTCGCGTTCGAGCCGGAGCCCGGGCAGGCGCCGGCCTGCCACTACATCGACGAGGACGGCCGCGACGAGGAGAGCCTTTCCCCTGAGCCCCGCGGCGACAACCTCAACAACGGCGGCGGCAGCAACGGAAACTTGGTGTCGGACCTGGTCTTTGACGCccaggaggtgggggaggaccTCGATGACCTCTCCTCCCCCGGGGACTTTGCGGTCTTTCTCATGCACCGGCTCTTCCCCGAGGTCTTCGAGGAAGGGAAGGTGCCGGAGGGCTACGGTTGCTacggcggcagcggcagcgtggggaagctGGTGCTGGACTCCGATAGGCTGGAGGTCATTCGCAAGTACATGGAAGCCAACTTCCCCGACGTGCCGGAGGACAGCTGGCTGCAGCTGTGCGTCCAGCGCatggaggaggtgctggagtGCGCCCAGGGCAACGGCGACGGCAGCGAGCCCGAGATCGCCCGCGGCGACGAGAGCTACGACTCCGCCAGCCTCCCCGACGACGTCTCCATCGTCAAGATCGGCGGCGACTTCCGGGACTACGAGAGGCCCGGCCAGGCGTGCAAGCAGGCGAAGAAGTCGTCCCTGGTGCCCATCGATTTTGACAAGGTGGAGATCCCGCCGCCGGACTTCGACGTCCCGCCGGAGCACCTGCTCTCCCGCGAGCAGCTGAAGGCCAACTACGAGTGCAGCCTCTCCATCGGCAACTTCGCCTCGCGCCTGCTGGTGCTGATGTTCCCCGAGCTCTTCACCTACGAGAACGCGCGCAAGAACTACAACTGCAGCGGCTCGCTGGGCAAGAAGCAGCTGGACCCCGTGCGGGTGAACCTGATCCGCCACTACGTGCAGCTGCTGTACCCGCGCGCCAAGAACGACCGCGTCTGGACGCTGGAGTTCGTGGGCAAGCTGGACGAGCGCTGCCGGCGACGGGACACGGAGCAGCGGCGGTCCTACCAGCAGCAGCGCAAGGTCTACGCCCCCGACCCCGAGCCCGCGGACTTCGCAGCCGGGGCCGCCGGCCAGGCGCCGGGACAGGCGCCGCTCGGCGGGGAGCGCTTCAGGGACGACTTCGAGATCCCGCCGCTCCCGCCGGAGAAGAGCAACAAGGACTTCTGCAAGATCCCACTGGAGGAGCTGACGGTGGGCTGCCCGGACTTCCCGGTGCCCTCCGCCTACCTGCTGTCGGACGCGGAGGTGCGGGAGATCGTCCAGCAGAGCCTGTCGGTGGGCAACTTCGCGGCCCGCCTGCTGGTGCGCCTCTTCCCCGAGCTCTTCACGCAGGAGAACCTGCGGCTGCAGTACAACCACTCGGGCGCCTGCAACAAGAGGCAGCTGGACCCGCTGCGGCTGCGGCTCATCCGCCACTACGTGGAGGCCGTCTACCCCGTCGACAAGATGGAGGAGGTGTGGCACTACGAGTGCGTGCCCAGCATCGACGAGCGCTGCCGCCGGCCCAACCGCAAGAAGTGCGACATCCTGAAGAAGGCCAAGCGCTCCAGCGCGGTGTCGTACCTATGA
- the LOC135235395 gene encoding syncoilin-like yields MEAGEPLRVKEEEEEANRASESDASGKGEGPDYGWPLTEERVREVLSQVERRSKEVVSYMEGCLEEAGPRFEGCIGEVKLLELQRDARVAQLLLLEQPMARATQALRAELGEARKLLARVELERQSLQEQVWQVKRRLFLVARDCIQSQVMLATQQHEVAQFAITQEELTAQIQELTEEASQLREEQQDQLRAVREQAQAAGRRRRPRSDLTHCRRFSLDLQQYLRGGVQALEQHYEPRLLALLRRRQWGEEALRRQREEAKDLRVRIAPLREEVQALELQRACMEERVALMEREREENVAQYREALEVLEQSLHDLKTEVQVQKKTNEAMENLKNSLSKELDVHRKFGEVYGTPRIPTQEGLETGSPETLRR; encoded by the exons ATGGAGGCCGGTGAGCCGCTGCgggtgaaggaggaggaagaagaggcaaACCGCGCCTCGGAGTCGGACGCGAgcgggaaaggggaggggcctgacTACGGGTGGCCCCTGACAGAGGAGCGTGTGAGGGAGGTGCTGTCCCAGGTGGAGAGGCGCTCGAAGGAGGTGGTGTCCTACATGGAGGGGTGCCTGGAAGAGGCGGGGCCCCGGTTCGAGGGGTGCATCGGCGAGGTGAAGCTCCTGGAGCTGCAGCGGGACGCGCGGGTCgcgcagctgctgctgctggagcagcCAATGGCGCGGGCCACGCAGGCGCTGAGGGCGGAGCTTGGCGAGGCCCGTAAACTCCTCGCGCGGGTGGAGCTGGAGAGGCAGAGCCTGCAGGAGCAGGTGTGGCAGGTGAAGAGGCGGCTCTTCCTGGTTGCCAGGGACTGCATCCAGAGCCAGGTCATGCTGGCAACCCAGCAGCACGAGGTGGCGCAATTTGCAATCACACAG GAGGAGCTGACAGCGCAGATCCAGGAGCTGACGGAGGAGGCGTCTCAGCtgcgggaggagcagcaggatcAGCTGCGGGCGGTGCGGGAGCAGGCCCAGGCAGCGGGCCGACGGCGGCGACCCCGCAGCGACCTCACGCACTGCCGCCGCTTCTCCCTGGACCTCCAGCAGTACCTGCGGGGTGGGGTCCAGGCTCTGGAGCAGCACTACGAGCCCCGGCTCCTGGCCCTGCTCCGGAGGAGGcagtggggggaggaggcgctgcggaggcagagggaggaggcgAAGGACCTGAGGGTCCGCATCGCGCCTCTGAGGGAGGAGGTCCAGGCCCTGGAGCTCCAGAGAGCCTGTATGGAGGAGAGGGTCGCCCTCATGGaacgggagagggaggagaatgTGGCACAGTACCGG GAAGCCCTGGAGGTACTGGAGCAGAGTCTACATGACTTGAAGACAGAGGTTCAGGTGCAGAAGAAGACAAACGAAGCAATGGAGAACCTCAAGAACAGCCTGTCCAAGGAGCTGGACGTCCACAG GAAGTTTGGGGAAGTGTACGGAACACCCCGGATTCCCACTCAGGAGGGGCTGGAAACTGGGTCGCCTGAAACGCTCCGCAGATGA
- the LOC135235357 gene encoding histone-binding protein RBBP4 isoform X2: MADKEAAFDDAVEERVINEEYKIWKKNTPFLYDLVMTHALEWPSLTAQWLPDVTRPEGKDFSVHRLVLGTHTSDEQNHLVIASVQLPNDDAQFDASHYDSEKGEFGGFGSVSGKIEIEIKINHEGEVNRARYMPQNPCIIATKTPTSDVLVFDYTKHPSKPDPSGECTPDLRLRGHQKEGYGLSWNPNLSGCLLSASDDHTICLWDISTVPKEGKVVDAKTIFTGHTAVVEDVSWHLLHESLFGSVADDQKLMIWDTRSNNTSKPSHAVDAHTAEVNCLSFNPYSEFILATGSADKTVALWDLRNLKLKLHSFESHKDEIFQVQWSPHNETILASSGTDRRLNVWDLSKIGEEQSPEDAEDGPPELLFIHGGHTAKISDFSWNPNEPWVICSVSEDNIMQVWQMAENIYNDEDPEGAADTEVQG, encoded by the exons ATGGCTGATAAAGAAG CAGCGTTCGACGATGCGGTGGAGGAGCGGGTGATCAACGAGGAGTACAAGATCTGGAAGAAGAACACCCCGTTCCTCTACGACCTGGTGATGACGCACGCCCTGGAGTGGCCGAGTCTCACCGCGCAGTGGCTGCCCGATGTCACCAG gccGGAGGGGAAGGACTTCAGCGTGCACCGGCTGGTGCTGGGCACGCACACCTCGGACGAGCAGAACCACCTGGTCATCGCCAGCGTCCAGCTGCCCAACGACGACGCGCAGTTCGACGCGTCGCACTACGACAGCGAGAAAGGAG AGTTTGGCGGTTTCGGCTCGGTGAGCGGGAAGATTGAGATTGAGATTAAGATCAACCACGAGGGCGAGGTGAACCGCGCGCGCTACATGCCCCAGAACCCCTGCATCATCGCCACCAAGACCCCCACCAGCGACGTGCTCGTCTTCGACTACACCAAGCACCCTTCCAAACCAG ACCCTTCTGGAGAGTGCACCCCAGACCTGCGTTTGAGGGGTCACCAGAAAGAGGGGTACGGCCTCTCCTGGAACCCCAACCTGAGCGGCTGCCTGCTCAGCGCGTCCGACGACCAT ACAATCTGCCTGTGGGACATCAGCACCGTGCCGAAGGAAGGGAAGGTGGTCGACGCGAAGACCATCTTCACCGGGCACACGGCGGTGGTGGAGGACGTCTCCTGGCACCTGCTGCACGAGTCGCTCTTCGGCTCCGTGGCCGACGACCAGAAGCTCATGAT CTGGGACACTCGCTCCAACAACACGTCCAAGCCCAGTCATGCGGTGGATGCCCACACAGCCGAGGTCAACTGCCTGTCCTTCAACCCCTACAGCGAGTTCATCCTGGCCACCGGCTCGGCCGACAAG ACTGTGGCTCTCTGGGATCTGCGCAACCTCAAACTGAAACTGCACTCCTTCGAGTCCCACAAGGATGAGATcttccag GTGCAGTGGTCGCCCCATAACGAAACCATCCTAGCCTCCAGCGGGACAGACAGGCGCCTCAACGTGTGGGACCTCAG TAAAATCGGAGAGGAACAGTCTCCTGAGGATGCTGAGGACGGCCCCCCTGAACTCCTG tTCATCCATGGCGGGCACACGGCCAAGATCTCGGACTTCTCCTGGAACCCCAACGAGCCCTGGGTCATCTGCTCCGTCTCCGAGGACAACATCATGCAAGTCTGGCAGATG GCAGAGAACATCTACAACGACGAGGACCCAGAGGGAGCGGCAGACACGGAGGTGCAGGGATga